A genomic window from Gossypium hirsutum isolate 1008001.06 chromosome D10, Gossypium_hirsutum_v2.1, whole genome shotgun sequence includes:
- the LOC121222406 gene encoding dof zinc finger protein DOF5.1, producing the protein MIQELLGGSSCLNFGGERKISINGSILEGTPTSSPSPSSSSSSATTSSTSNSSNPENHHQNLRCPRCDSSNTKFCYYNNYNLTQPRHFCKTCRRYWTKGGALRNVPIGGGCRKNKSTTGVSTSLGKSTSPKMKTVVSEIGRSGFDHELQSTPILWTSAAQTSHLLSNLTSMRATLNPNPNTLSNPVSIKEEVSLLGSQVMNEPVVAAAALNARLLGLDLVNPFWKNNQHHAQQQQNNSGFLVGEVQNTGIQELYQRLKSSSSSSSSSYYSDTSAVILSNVASSSSTSILESAPVAGGELGYWNPAFSSSWSDLPTTNGAYP; encoded by the coding sequence ATGATTCAAGAACTCCTTGGAGGTTCTTCTTGCTTAAACTTTGGAGGGGAGAGGAAGATCTCCATCAATGGAAGCATTTTGGAAGGAACCCCCACTTCTTCTCCATcaccatcatcttcttcttcttcggcgACGACTTCATCGACCAGTAATTCATCGAATCCGGAGAATCATCACCAGAATTTGAGGTGCCCCAGGTGTGATTCCTCCAACACAAAGTTCTGCTATTACAACAACTACAACCTCACTCAGCCTCGTCACTTTTGCAAGACTTGCCGTCGGTATTGGACCAAAGGAGGAGCTCTCAGAAACGTTCCTATTGGTGGTGGGTGTAGGAAAAACAAAAGCACTACTGGTGTTTCAACATCTCTGGGGAAATCAACTTCTCCCAAGATGAAAACAGTAGTTTCTGAAATTGGAAGATCTGGGTTCGATCATGAGCTTCAGTCTACTCCAATTCTTTGGACTTCAGCGGCCCAGACTTCCCATCTTCTATCCAATCTAACCTCAATGAGAgctaccctaaaccctaaccctaacacaTTGTCTAACCCTGTTAGTATTAAGGAAGAAGTGAGTTTGCTTGGATCTCAAGTGATGAATGAACCAGTGGTTGCAGCTGCTGCACTAAATGCTCGACTCCTAGGCTTGGATCTCGTTAATCCTTTCTGGAAAAATAATCAACACCACGCTCAACAACAACAGAATAATAGTGGGTTCCTTGTAGGTGAAGTTCAAAACACAGGTATTCAAGAACTGTATCAAAGGCTCAAATCATCatcgtcgtcatcatcatcaaGTTATTACTCTGATACTTCAGCAGTAATTCTAAGCAATGTCGCTTCTTCTTCATCAACATCCATTTTGGAGTCAGCTCCAGTTGCAGGGGGAGAATTGGGTTACTGGAATCCGGCATTTTCATCATCGTGGTCTGATCTTCCAACAACTAATGGTGCATATCCTTAA
- the LOC121222407 gene encoding L-ascorbate oxidase homolog: MGKAVMLQWVIGLLALLGVSQVDAEDPYFYYTWTVTYGTRSILRVPQQVILINDQFPGPKLEVVTNNNILLNLINKLDQPFLLTWNGIKQRKNSWQDGVLGTNCPIPPNSNYTYKFQAKDQIGSYTYFPSTLLHKAAGGFGALNIYHRSVIPIPYGYPDGDFTLLIGDWYKTSHKTLQQSLDSGKPLPFPDGVLINGQTQSTFSGEQGKTYMFRISNVGLSTSFNFRIQGHTMKLVEVEGSHVVQNLYDSLDVHVGQSLAVLVTLNQPPKDYYIVASTRFSRTVLTATAMLHYANSQTPVSGPLPAAPAFQFHWSMQQARTYRWNLTSNAARPNPQGSFHYGKITPTKTIVLANSASFINGKLRYTVNGVSYVNSDTPLKLADYFNIPGVFTMDSIRGLPSGGAATVATSVMPVSLHDFLEVVFQNNENTPQSWHLDGYDFWVVGFGSGQWNPHKRKTYNLVDALTRHTTQVYPNSWTAVLISMDNQGMWNLRSAAWGRQYLGQQFYLRVFDPVRSLTNEYDTPSNVLLCGKAVGFHP, from the exons ATGGGAAAAGCAGTAATGCTACAATGGGTTATTGGACTTTTGGCTCTTTTGGGTGTGTCCCAAGTGGATGCTGAAGACCCATATTTTTATTACACTTGGACAGTTACTTATGGCACTCGTTCTATTCTTAGAGTTCCCCAGCAG GTTATTCTCATCAATGATCAGTTTCCAGGACCAAAACTTGAAGTGGTGACTAATAACAACATTCTCTTGAATCTCATTAATAAGCTTGACCAGCCTTTCTTGTTGACATG GAATGGCATTAAGCAACGGAAGAACTCATGGCAGGATGGAGTGTTGGGAACCAATTGCCCTATCCCTCCAAACTCAAACTATACCTACAAGTTCCAGGCCAAGGATCAAATTGGGTCTTATACATATTTCCCTTCAACTCTATTGCATAAAGCTGCTGGAGGATTTGGAGCACTCAATATATACCATAGAAGTGTGATCCCAATCCCTTACGGATACCCTGATGGAGACTTCACTTTACTTATTGGTGACTGGTACAAAACCAGCCATAAG ACATTGCAGCAATCTTTGGACTCAGGAAAGCCTCTGCCCTTTCCTGATGGAGTCCTTATAAATGGACAGACTCAAAGTACCTTTAGTGGTGAACAAG GCAAAACATACATGTTTAGGATCTCAAATGTCGGATTATCCACCTCATTCAACTTCAGGATTCAGGGTCATACAATGAAGTTAGTTGAGGTTGAAGGCTCTCATGTGGTTCAGAACTTATATGATTCTCTTGATGTTCATGTCGGCCAATCTTTAGCTGTCTTAGTAACCTTGAATCAGCCACCAAAGGATTACTACATTGTTGCATCGACAAGATTTTCGAGGACCGTTCTCACTGCAACTGCAATGTTGCACTACGCAAACTCACAAACCCCGGTTTCTGGACCCCTGCCTGCAGCTCCTGCATTCCAATTTCATTGGTCAATGCAGCAGGCAAGGACATATAG GTGGAATTTGACATCTAATGCAGCTAGGCCTAATCCCCAGGGTTCATTCCACTATGGGAAGATAACACCAACCAAGACCATTGTTTTGGCCAACTCGGCATCTTTTATAAATGGAAAGCTGCGTTACACCGTGAATGGTGTCTCCTATGTGAATTCGGATACCCCTCTGAAGCTTGCGGATTATTTTAACATTCCCGGTGTTTTCACCATGGATTCCATCCGAGGCCTTCCTTCAGGTGGTGCCGCAACTGTAGCTACCTCCGTTATGCCGGTTTCTCTCCATGATTTTCTTGAAGTCGTCTTTCAGAACAACGAAAACACCCCGCAATCCTGGCATCTTGATGGTTATGATTTTTGGGTTGTTGG TTTCGGCTCCGGACAGTGGAATCCACATAAACGAAAAACTTACAATCTAGTGGATGCTCTTACGAGACACACTACCCAG GTTTATCCAAATTCTTGGACAGCCGTATTGATCTCCATGGACAACCAAGGGATGTGGAACCTGAGGTCTGCAGCATGGGGAAGACAATATCTTGGGCAACAATTTTACTTGAGAGTCTTTGATCCCGTTCGAAGTCTCACCAACGAATACGATACTCCCTCTAATGTCTTACTTTGCGGCAAAGCTGTTGGGTTTCACCCTTAG
- the LOC107915845 gene encoding reticulon-like protein B13 produces MSAATPPSSSSPALDTFRDIILWRRKKVSATVVLVSTATWILLQVYQFNFITVASWLIIFILASLFLWGNVLRLLGKEPPNVSDFDISKQTTMEIANTYRTFLEDVLRWMFHVTVEENWFVFARTLAGLLILSYVGAFFDFLTLVYIGITMVMIVPVIYMKYGDQIQRSGERVKGEMGRFYEIFDEKVVRQRMSKFVKQEKEKKND; encoded by the exons ATGTCTGCTGCCACCCCACCATCGTCTTCATCCCCTGCATTAG ATACTTTCAGAGATATAATTCTATGGAGGAGAAAGAAAGTGAGTGCAACAGTTGTTCTGGTTTCAACAGCAACATGGATATTGCTTCAAGTATATCAGTTCAACTTCATCACTGTCGCTTCATGGCTCATCATCTTCATCCTTGCTTCACTTTTCCTTTGGGGAAATGTTCTCAGGCTTCTCGGCAA AGAACCACCAAATGTGTCGGATTTCGATATCTCGAAACAGACAACCATGGAGATTGCCAACACATATCGAACATTTTTGGAAGATGTATTGAGATGGATGTTTCATGTGACCGTTGAGGAGAACTGGTTTGTGTTTGCAAGAACACTGGCGGGGCTTTTGATACTATCCTACGTTGGAGCCTTCTTTGATTTCCTAACACTTGTTTACAtag GTATAACGATGGTGATGATAGTGCCAGTGATATATATGAAGTATGGGGACCAAATACAGAGGAGTGGGGAGAGGGTGAAGGGTGAAATGGGAagattttatgagatatttgatgaGAAAGTGGTGAGGCAGAGGATGAGTAAATTTGTGaaacaagaaaaagagaagaaaaatgatTAG